One window from the genome of Candidatus Manganitrophaceae bacterium encodes:
- a CDS encoding P-II family nitrogen regulator codes for MKKIEAVIKPFKLEEVKKALSDIGIYGMTVSEVKGFGRQKGHKEQYRGAEYTIEFVPKIKLEIAISDDEEEKVVATIMAAAKTGSIGDGKIFVTTLSEAVRIRTGETGEAAL; via the coding sequence ATGAAAAAAATCGAGGCGGTGATCAAGCCGTTTAAATTGGAAGAGGTCAAAAAAGCCCTCTCGGACATCGGGATCTACGGAATGACCGTCAGCGAGGTCAAGGGGTTCGGTCGGCAGAAAGGCCACAAGGAGCAGTATCGCGGGGCCGAGTATACGATCGAGTTTGTCCCAAAGATCAAGCTGGAGATCGCCATTTCCGATGACGAGGAGGAAAAAGTGGTCGCCACCATCATGGCAGCGGCCAAAACCGGCAGCATCGGCGACGGAAAGATCTTCGTCACCACATTGAGCGAGGCCGTCCGAATCCGGACAGGAGAAACCGGAGAGGCCGCGCTTTAA
- a CDS encoding ammonium transporter: MKGFKKVSWIGFGIFTALVLSLSLPVWAEEAAAPPAPAGAPAVAADAAPGAPAAPAAPPKVDTGDTAWLLASSALVLLMTPGLALFYGGMVRTKNTLSTMMQSFILICLISVQWVLWGYSLSFGPDKGGLIGGLEWLGLNGVGLEPNPDYGATVPHQAFMIFQAMFAIITPALITGAFAERMKFSAFFVFSLLWATLVYDPLAHWVWGVGGWMRNMGALDFAGGTVVHISSGVSALAAALYMGKRVGYGKDPMPPHNLPTVVLGAGILWFGWFGFNAGSAVASGSLATSAFVVTNTAAAMAALTWMFIEWAHKGKPTVLGAVSGAVAGLVAITPASGFVGPLPSLLIGIGGGAVCYFGAMILKNMIGYDDSLDAFGVHGLGGTFGALATGLFASKAINSAGADGLFFGNPKQLTIQAITVVATWAFSFVMTMILLKLVDATIGLRVSKEAEIAGLDISEHDNSAYPEFAVSMVSTSAEMSVSYAAPKPKSSEKSAEKVLR; encoded by the coding sequence ATGAAGGGTTTCAAGAAAGTCAGTTGGATTGGATTCGGAATATTCACGGCGCTGGTCTTGTCTCTCTCGCTGCCTGTTTGGGCGGAAGAGGCCGCCGCGCCCCCCGCGCCCGCAGGGGCTCCGGCGGTGGCGGCGGATGCCGCTCCTGGAGCGCCGGCCGCACCGGCGGCTCCCCCGAAGGTCGATACCGGCGACACCGCCTGGCTCCTCGCCTCTTCGGCGCTGGTCCTTCTGATGACCCCCGGGCTCGCCCTCTTCTACGGCGGGATGGTCCGGACGAAAAACACCCTCAGCACCATGATGCAGAGCTTCATTCTGATCTGCTTGATCAGCGTGCAGTGGGTGCTCTGGGGCTACTCTCTCTCTTTCGGCCCCGACAAAGGGGGACTCATCGGAGGGCTGGAGTGGCTGGGACTCAATGGGGTAGGGCTGGAGCCGAATCCCGACTATGGCGCGACCGTGCCGCACCAGGCCTTCATGATCTTCCAGGCAATGTTCGCCATCATCACCCCGGCGCTGATCACCGGCGCCTTCGCCGAAAGAATGAAGTTTTCCGCCTTCTTTGTCTTCTCGCTCCTCTGGGCGACCTTGGTTTATGATCCGCTGGCGCACTGGGTGTGGGGGGTCGGCGGCTGGATGCGCAACATGGGTGCGCTTGATTTCGCCGGCGGCACCGTCGTTCACATCAGCTCCGGCGTCTCTGCGCTGGCCGCGGCCCTCTATATGGGGAAGCGGGTCGGTTATGGAAAAGACCCGATGCCGCCGCATAACCTGCCGACGGTCGTCCTCGGCGCCGGAATTCTCTGGTTCGGTTGGTTCGGGTTCAACGCCGGGAGCGCCGTCGCCTCCGGGTCTCTCGCAACCTCCGCCTTCGTGGTGACCAATACCGCGGCGGCGATGGCGGCGCTCACCTGGATGTTCATCGAGTGGGCCCACAAAGGGAAACCAACGGTGTTGGGTGCGGTCAGCGGCGCGGTCGCTGGATTGGTCGCCATCACACCGGCCTCCGGTTTTGTCGGTCCGCTCCCTTCTTTGCTCATCGGGATCGGCGGTGGAGCGGTTTGCTACTTCGGCGCGATGATCCTCAAGAACATGATCGGTTATGATGACTCACTCGATGCGTTTGGGGTTCACGGTCTCGGCGGTACTTTCGGAGCATTGGCCACCGGTCTCTTTGCCAGCAAGGCGATCAACTCGGCCGGCGCGGATGGTCTTTTCTTTGGGAATCCAAAACAGCTGACGATCCAGGCGATTACGGTGGTGGCGACCTGGGCTTTCTCTTTCGTCATGACGATGATCCTGCTGAAGCTGGTTGATGCAACCATCGGGCTGCGTGTCTCGAAAGAGGCGGAGATCGCCGGGCTCGATATCAGCGAGCACGACAATTCGGCTTATCCCGAATTCGCCGTCAGCATGGTCTCCACCTCGGCTGAAATGAGCGTCTCTTATGCCGCACCGAAGCCGAAATCGTCAGAAAAAAGCGCTGAGAAGGTTTTGCGTTAA
- a CDS encoding porin — MKQRIVWSWAIAILMLIGGNVFAEDTGKEVTDRLKQLEERMGVVEKGASSISINGFVDTYYSYNFNKPDSNMNKIGAAISNFDIYHNDFSINLAELVFSKTPTDSSPVGFRVDLDYGSTTELVHCGTPSCPGGAAEEPFKNIQQAYVTWATPIHLTLDLGKFVTHMGAEVIESKDNWNYTRGLLFCCAIPYYHAGLRVNYAISDMLFVNAYLLNGWNDVVETNNMKTFGAQIGITPIKQVPIVLNWIGPEQSTAGGFEGRQVYDAIVSFLPTDSLSFMVNYDYGKQDPIGGGSSMKWTGVAAYARWAVDPCAIALRYEWTNDKDNVMYGANTLGNGITTGPKVQEVTVTGEHKVAGNLLVRLEYRHDMADKEIFEKEGATFEKSQNRVVLGAIYSF, encoded by the coding sequence ATGAAACAGAGAATCGTGTGGAGTTGGGCAATCGCAATACTGATGTTGATCGGCGGGAATGTCTTTGCAGAAGATACCGGGAAGGAAGTGACCGATCGTCTCAAACAGCTCGAGGAGCGGATGGGCGTGGTTGAAAAAGGCGCCTCCTCGATCAGCATCAACGGTTTTGTCGACACCTACTATAGCTATAACTTCAACAAGCCCGACTCCAATATGAACAAGATCGGCGCCGCCATCAGCAACTTCGACATCTATCACAATGACTTCAGCATCAATCTGGCCGAGCTGGTCTTCTCCAAAACGCCGACCGACAGCTCGCCGGTCGGATTCCGGGTCGATCTCGATTATGGGTCGACGACGGAGCTGGTCCACTGTGGCACCCCGTCGTGCCCGGGAGGCGCCGCTGAAGAACCGTTCAAGAACATTCAACAAGCCTATGTCACCTGGGCGACCCCAATTCATCTAACCCTGGATCTGGGAAAATTCGTCACCCACATGGGGGCCGAAGTCATCGAGTCGAAAGACAACTGGAATTACACCCGAGGCCTTCTCTTCTGCTGCGCCATCCCCTACTACCATGCCGGACTGCGAGTCAACTATGCGATCTCCGACATGCTGTTTGTGAATGCCTATCTTCTAAATGGCTGGAATGACGTGGTCGAGACAAACAACATGAAAACCTTCGGCGCGCAGATCGGAATCACTCCGATCAAGCAGGTTCCGATTGTTTTGAATTGGATCGGGCCCGAGCAATCGACCGCGGGCGGCTTCGAGGGTCGACAGGTTTACGATGCGATCGTCTCCTTCCTTCCGACCGATTCGCTCTCCTTCATGGTGAACTACGACTATGGGAAGCAAGATCCGATCGGCGGCGGGAGCAGCATGAAGTGGACCGGTGTCGCCGCTTATGCCCGCTGGGCGGTCGATCCGTGCGCGATCGCGCTTCGGTACGAATGGACCAATGATAAAGACAATGTCATGTACGGAGCGAACACCTTGGGCAACGGAATCACCACCGGCCCCAAGGTTCAAGAGGTCACGGTTACAGGGGAACACAAAGTGGCCGGGAATCTGCTCGTTCGGCTGGAATACCGACACGATATGGCGGATAAAGAAATTTTCGAAAAAGAAGGGGCTACCTTCGAGAAGAGCCAAAACCGGGTCGTTCTCGGTGCCATTTATAGCTTCTAA
- a CDS encoding sigma 54-interacting transcriptional regulator, producing MAIESRLSSALIGRSPVMRDIYKELIRVSHSKATALLRGESGTGKELIAKLIHENSPRADKPFIKVNCAALPETLLESELFGHEKGAFTGAIQTRKGRFELADGGTIFLDEIGDLPISVQVKLLRVLQEMEFERVGGVETISVDVRVIAATHRLLENAILEGTFRQDLYYRLNVVPIHLPPLRERREDIPLLIEHFLEKFNKENDKKVYLSEEVSQLLVQYDWPGNVRELENCIERLVVLAEEESVTFRTIPPAIQNYFNDIKTVTPPTGSIKHSSFSERMQGMEQEALRKALERSGWVQAKAARLLGMTPRQVAYKIRKYRLFPDNTF from the coding sequence ATGGCCATCGAATCACGGCTTTCCAGCGCGCTGATCGGCCGCAGCCCGGTCATGCGGGATATCTATAAAGAGCTGATCAGGGTCAGCCATAGCAAGGCGACCGCCCTCTTGCGCGGCGAAAGCGGAACCGGCAAAGAGCTGATCGCCAAGTTAATCCACGAAAACAGCCCTCGCGCCGACAAGCCGTTTATCAAGGTCAATTGCGCCGCCCTTCCCGAGACATTGTTGGAGAGCGAGCTTTTCGGCCATGAAAAGGGGGCCTTCACCGGCGCCATCCAGACGCGAAAGGGACGATTCGAGCTGGCCGACGGTGGAACGATTTTCTTGGATGAAATCGGCGACCTGCCGATTTCCGTTCAAGTAAAGTTATTGCGGGTGCTGCAGGAGATGGAATTCGAGCGGGTCGGCGGGGTGGAGACGATCTCGGTCGATGTCCGCGTCATTGCCGCCACCCACCGTCTGCTGGAAAATGCAATTCTGGAAGGAACCTTTCGCCAAGATCTCTATTATCGCCTCAATGTGGTTCCGATCCATCTGCCTCCGCTTCGGGAGCGGCGGGAGGATATCCCCCTGCTCATTGAGCATTTTCTCGAAAAGTTCAATAAGGAAAACGACAAAAAAGTTTATCTTTCCGAGGAGGTGAGCCAGCTCCTTGTTCAATATGACTGGCCGGGGAATGTTCGGGAGCTGGAGAATTGTATCGAACGGCTGGTGGTGCTGGCGGAAGAGGAGTCGGTCACGTTTAGGACGATTCCACCGGCCATTCAGAACTATTTTAACGACATCAAGACGGTGACCCCGCCGACCGGATCGATCAAACACTCCTCTTTCAGCGAGCGGATGCAGGGGATGGAGCAGGAAGCCCTACGAAAAGCGCTTGAACGATCGGGCTGGGTGCAGGCCAAGGCGGCGCGTCTCCTCGGGATGACGCCACGGCAGGTTGCCTATAAAATTAGAAAGTACCGTCTCTTTCCGGACAACACGTTTTGA
- a CDS encoding tetratricopeptide repeat protein — MTSEREHSGVFLQGMIFLHRGHFEGARRCFEQALEEGRPKGAPDQIQAILLNLGNACAALGDRVAARASYQEVLSLDRQAPDPKVVGQALVNLGNLSREEGEVDRARAYYLEASDRLREGADEVASAALYSNFGLLEQTLGHLEAAVDLFKKAIDLHKKTGHEAGLAATWGQLGRIYFQLEKDRSAENCFNFAATHFNRLGDPAGEAEALRGLAQVYERRGDRALSLNCLAHIAEIQKNYALPPDPRDLEQRNRLYRS, encoded by the coding sequence ATGACATCCGAGAGAGAGCATTCGGGTGTTTTTCTTCAGGGAATGATCTTTCTTCATCGCGGCCATTTTGAGGGAGCGCGTCGCTGCTTTGAGCAGGCATTGGAGGAAGGCCGTCCGAAGGGAGCGCCCGATCAGATCCAGGCGATCCTGTTGAATCTGGGCAACGCCTGCGCCGCCCTCGGCGACCGAGTTGCCGCGCGAGCGTCCTATCAAGAAGTCCTCTCGCTCGACCGGCAAGCGCCCGATCCGAAGGTCGTCGGACAGGCCTTGGTCAACCTCGGCAACCTCTCCCGTGAAGAAGGGGAGGTCGACCGAGCGCGGGCCTATTATCTCGAGGCATCTGACCGTCTGCGCGAGGGGGCCGATGAGGTCGCTTCCGCGGCGTTATACAGCAACTTCGGCCTCCTGGAGCAGACCCTGGGGCATCTGGAGGCGGCGGTTGATCTATTCAAAAAAGCGATCGATCTGCACAAGAAGACCGGCCACGAAGCCGGCCTGGCCGCCACCTGGGGACAACTAGGCCGCATTTATTTTCAGCTCGAGAAAGATCGTTCAGCCGAGAATTGTTTTAACTTTGCCGCAACCCATTTTAATCGGCTCGGAGACCCGGCCGGTGAGGCCGAAGCGCTCCGTGGACTCGCCCAGGTTTACGAGCGGCGTGGTGACCGCGCCCTCAGTCTGAATTGTCTCGCCCATATCGCAGAGATTCAGAAGAATTATGCCCTTCCGCCCGACCCCCGGGACCTGGAACAACGGAATCGACTCTATCGGTCCTGA
- a CDS encoding Mut7-C RNAse domain-containing protein produces MTTLNEPRFIIDTNVGHLVRKLRMLGYDTLFINPVEDAELVRIAEAEGRIVLSSDRRLFERSGLRSGRIRGLLLDNYQDHGAQLHRIVDTFGLNGALSFVRCLECNTLFVSRSREEARGQVPSYVYQTRSTFVYCPRCNQFFWEGEHVKRMRRLIGQLERRLNKTKEG; encoded by the coding sequence ATGACGACGCTCAACGAACCGCGATTTATCATCGATACCAATGTCGGCCATCTGGTCCGGAAGTTGCGGATGCTCGGATATGACACCCTTTTCATCAACCCGGTCGAGGATGCGGAGTTGGTCCGGATCGCCGAAGCCGAGGGCCGGATCGTGCTCAGCAGCGATCGTCGGCTGTTCGAGCGAAGCGGGTTGAGGTCCGGACGGATCCGAGGACTCCTCCTCGACAACTATCAAGATCATGGCGCCCAGCTTCACCGGATCGTCGACACCTTTGGGCTGAACGGCGCCCTCTCATTTGTCCGCTGCCTCGAATGTAACACCCTTTTCGTTTCGCGGTCGAGAGAGGAGGCCAGAGGACAGGTTCCTTCCTATGTTTACCAAACCCGCTCCACCTTTGTTTATTGCCCCCGCTGCAATCAATTTTTCTGGGAGGGAGAGCATGTGAAGCGGATGCGGCGGCTCATCGGGCAGCTGGAGCGTCGCCTGAATAAGACCAAAGAGGGGTAA
- a CDS encoding UPF0104 family protein, whose product MKSATQNWINTIIGLVALLFALFFLYRQLRTLSISDGLAYLHALSPVQIVLALLATALSYLILTGYDRLSLRFLEKSLPYPKVAFAAFVSYAISKNLGISWLTGGSLRYRFYSRWGMTLVEISKLVLFNTTTFLCGFFFWGGLALLFFPPRTEIISFLRGPLLPAFGIALWAVLLLYLLICSQPHKTIRFRNHVWHLPPLSIALSQVVLGAVDVLATLGVLYLLLPSRTVSFLTLLTAYFIGEVVAILTHAPGGIGVFESTLLAVLGQEIAASALFPALLLYRLVYFFVPLVLGMILLGIDEVRDRPGSIDILLHRKTENR is encoded by the coding sequence TTGAAGTCGGCAACACAAAATTGGATCAATACGATCATCGGTCTGGTCGCCCTCCTCTTTGCGCTCTTTTTCCTCTATCGACAGCTTCGGACCCTTTCGATCTCCGACGGTCTCGCTTACCTCCACGCGCTGAGTCCGGTCCAAATTGTTCTGGCGCTCCTGGCGACCGCGCTCAGCTACCTGATCCTCACCGGCTATGACCGGTTGTCGCTTCGCTTTCTCGAAAAGAGCTTGCCTTATCCGAAAGTCGCATTCGCTGCGTTTGTCTCCTATGCCATCAGCAAAAATCTCGGGATCAGCTGGCTGACCGGCGGTTCGTTGCGATATCGTTTTTACTCCCGGTGGGGGATGACGCTGGTCGAGATCTCAAAGCTGGTTTTATTCAATACCACCACCTTTCTTTGTGGTTTTTTCTTTTGGGGCGGGCTCGCCCTTCTTTTCTTCCCGCCGAGAACCGAAATTATCTCCTTTCTGCGGGGACCGCTCCTCCCTGCCTTCGGCATAGCGCTCTGGGCGGTCTTGCTTCTCTATCTTCTCATTTGCAGCCAGCCCCACAAAACGATCCGGTTCCGAAACCATGTCTGGCACCTTCCCCCCCTGTCGATCGCCCTCTCTCAAGTAGTGCTCGGCGCGGTGGACGTTCTTGCCACGTTGGGGGTCTTGTACCTCCTTCTCCCGTCTCGGACGGTCTCATTTCTAACGCTGTTGACCGCCTATTTTATCGGAGAGGTCGTGGCGATTCTGACGCATGCTCCCGGCGGCATCGGCGTTTTTGAATCGACCCTCTTGGCGGTGCTCGGTCAAGAGATCGCCGCATCGGCGCTCTTCCCCGCCCTTCTTCTCTATCGATTGGTCTATTTTTTCGTTCCGCTTGTCTTGGGAATGATTCTCCTCGGCATCGATGAAGTGCGCGACCGGCCGGGGTCGATCGACATTCTCTTGCATCGAAAAACAGAAAATCGTTAA
- a CDS encoding cardiolipin synthase B: MADPLNKRTLLSPLLYQKTRLILICLLGLILISCGAVPKRLDQDPFPLSHPVFFNTLEAYTGAPILKGNRVRVLLNGDEFFPAMLKAIRGAKQSITFVSYVYWRGQIADEFAEILAQRAREGIPVYLLLDSQGAKAMDEKNVVKMREAGVHLSWFRPLRWYKFPQYNYRTHRKILVVDGKIGFTGGIGIGQEWAGHAQDPDHWRETCVVVEGPVVHYLQAAFAENWMEATGTMLVGNIYFHPLEAVGPVQAQGIRSSPMESSSEVYMLYLLTLSAAERTLYITTAYFLPDDLLQERLIQAVQRGVDVRVVLPGKYNDNYFLYQLSRNGYGKLLKAGVKIYEYQPTFIHAKAMVADGIWGSIGSTNFDNRSFSLNDEFNLNFHDREVAGRLEEVFQEDLDHSRRVSYEEWEKRPYRERFVGWLASWIKNFY, from the coding sequence ATGGCCGACCCGCTGAACAAACGCACCTTGCTCTCCCCTTTGCTCTACCAGAAGACCCGACTGATCTTGATCTGTCTCCTCGGCCTGATTTTAATTTCCTGCGGTGCCGTTCCGAAGCGTCTCGATCAAGATCCCTTCCCCCTCTCTCATCCCGTTTTTTTTAATACTTTAGAAGCCTATACCGGGGCTCCGATCCTCAAAGGGAATCGCGTCCGTGTTCTGCTCAACGGGGATGAGTTCTTTCCCGCCATGTTGAAGGCGATCCGAGGGGCCAAGCAGAGCATTACCTTCGTGAGCTATGTTTATTGGCGAGGCCAGATTGCCGATGAATTTGCAGAGATCCTTGCCCAGCGCGCGCGGGAAGGGATACCGGTTTACCTCCTTCTCGACTCTCAAGGGGCGAAGGCGATGGATGAGAAGAACGTCGTCAAAATGAGAGAGGCCGGGGTCCATTTGTCGTGGTTTCGTCCGCTGAGATGGTATAAGTTTCCTCAGTATAATTATCGAACCCATCGTAAAATCCTGGTCGTCGATGGGAAAATCGGCTTCACCGGAGGAATCGGGATCGGCCAGGAGTGGGCCGGCCATGCGCAAGATCCCGACCATTGGCGGGAGACCTGCGTCGTCGTCGAGGGCCCGGTCGTCCATTATCTGCAAGCGGCGTTTGCTGAAAATTGGATGGAGGCGACCGGGACGATGTTGGTGGGGAACATCTACTTCCATCCGCTGGAAGCGGTCGGCCCGGTCCAAGCACAGGGGATTCGAAGCTCCCCAATGGAGTCGAGCTCCGAGGTCTACATGCTCTACCTCCTTACCCTCTCCGCGGCGGAGCGGACCCTCTACATCACCACCGCCTACTTTCTTCCGGATGATCTGCTTCAGGAGCGGTTAATCCAAGCGGTTCAGCGGGGGGTCGATGTCCGGGTCGTCCTCCCCGGTAAATACAACGACAACTATTTTCTCTATCAGTTGAGCCGAAACGGCTATGGAAAGCTGCTGAAGGCGGGGGTCAAGATTTATGAATATCAGCCGACTTTCATCCATGCCAAGGCGATGGTCGCCGACGGGATCTGGGGGTCGATCGGGAGCACCAACTTCGACAACCGCTCTTTTTCGCTCAACGACGAGTTTAACCTGAATTTCCACGACCGGGAGGTGGCGGGGCGGTTGGAGGAGGTCTTCCAGGAGGATCTCGATCACTCCCGCCGCGTTTCCTATGAAGAGTGGGAAAAACGGCCTTATCGGGAGCGGTTTGTCGGCTGGCTCGCCAGCTGGATCAAGAATTTTTACTGA
- a CDS encoding Tim44 domain-containing protein: MNRRFFKALTLIAAVLFLSVSFIEQTAFARAGGGRSSGSRGSRSIPQPSRPSSPSPSRQPSAPSPVQPSPGGGFMRSFGAGLLGGLVGGLLFRSLGFGGDGFGGSGIGLFEIILILGIGYFIFRAVSMRRAAVSSYPNGGGLGNDARDSMTSFPGSGRTEPEEADEIARGLSHIRQMDPGFEEGRFKETILDCFFKIQSAWMNRDLSLIDNLLTDEMRKTFQVEIDQMFREGQVNRLENIAIRKVEISEAWQESGQDFITVLIDANVLDYTTDDRSGAVVLGSKTAPVKFQEYWTFSRPVGENRWKLSAINQL; the protein is encoded by the coding sequence ATGAACCGACGATTTTTTAAAGCGCTCACCCTGATCGCCGCCGTTTTGTTTTTATCCGTCAGCTTCATTGAACAAACAGCCTTTGCAAGGGCGGGCGGTGGAAGATCTTCCGGAAGCAGAGGCTCCCGAAGCATTCCCCAACCAAGCCGCCCCTCTTCTCCCAGCCCTTCGAGACAACCCTCCGCACCCTCTCCCGTTCAGCCATCCCCGGGGGGCGGTTTTATGAGGAGCTTTGGCGCGGGATTGCTCGGCGGACTGGTCGGCGGGCTCTTATTTAGGAGCCTCGGCTTCGGAGGCGATGGCTTTGGCGGAAGTGGAATCGGGCTCTTTGAAATCATCCTTATTCTCGGCATCGGCTATTTCATTTTCAGAGCCGTCTCCATGAGAAGGGCCGCCGTTTCTTCCTATCCAAATGGGGGTGGCCTCGGAAATGATGCGAGGGATTCGATGACCTCCTTTCCGGGCAGCGGCAGAACCGAGCCGGAGGAGGCCGATGAGATCGCACGGGGTCTCTCCCATATTCGACAGATGGATCCCGGCTTCGAGGAAGGCCGTTTTAAAGAAACCATCCTCGATTGCTTTTTCAAAATACAAAGCGCCTGGATGAATCGGGATTTATCTTTAATTGACAATTTATTAACCGATGAAATGCGGAAAACCTTTCAAGTCGAGATCGATCAGATGTTTAGAGAAGGACAGGTCAACCGACTGGAAAACATCGCGATCAGAAAGGTAGAGATCTCCGAGGCATGGCAGGAGTCGGGGCAGGACTTTATCACGGTTTTAATCGACGCAAATGTCTTAGATTATACGACGGATGATCGAAGCGGGGCGGTTGTATTGGGGAGCAAGACCGCCCCGGTGAAGTTTCAAGAATACTGGACCTTTAGCCGACCGGTCGGAGAAAACCGATGGAAATTATCAGCGATTAATCAACTGTAA